A window of the Bombina bombina isolate aBomBom1 chromosome 3, aBomBom1.pri, whole genome shotgun sequence genome harbors these coding sequences:
- the LOC128654724 gene encoding uncharacterized protein LOC128654724: MSPPIAPQKRQDRMMQTEITILVDRAVIVTGALLGLLLAACVSQALMSQRMKREVSGASYHTFYEGSMTVPYCTTWASCSIPFTFHDDVTCLTKNEYGSWMFLTKRERVVFELSEEETITCDIPSSTVHCVTKDFCSAAVTREDCKESKEDESWTIVLQDENLIFELQEGVGLICENPSMPSTSPKLKVGIQERILGCKTSTDTQVRAVMLNISYTDGEPEGLTYVCKYTGKESSEPLLMYIRRPVMDGKLLNNRHKGKRDHARRHLGSLHASSWELDNTFVKTAKDVFNVTNVQGPCWVCGFVPHGQTRGYPYLGVSLTMSMLADMIGNKTVWNFTGLNTPGRDDLLDKLHLANNVTTGAIMFQNLDGEIYSTNNLTQLPDMIMLMYNIGRLVKNRTGVFNIKLKFYDFSYLTYAHEKWKTKFGEPRDLIKDWYQLNRETLAGNTRTKDGRKRLNRICPPFVKLPVGYYWLCGGWAVKVIPCTHYGPCFLGYIFPAFNITTTLPPPILHRTRRYLDLDKIHNGVKISEGMRLLATFVPHYGAATALTRLNTLADLVDEAFNVTRDAIELLALEQEQIRMVALQNRMALDYLLAAEGGVCQRIHQQCCVYIEDNTGKIKHDLHRLEEVQKHIREVHDDSFSKWLKDFDWTFGLGGWLGSLGQTIVKWLLISLACLCGIFIIVKMFGCFCNTLGRMCFKPKDNIT, from the exons atgtcccctcccattgcgccccagaagcggcaggataggatgatgcaaacagagatcacg attcttgTTGACAGGGCTGTtattgtaaccggtgctctgtTGGGACTCCTTTTGGCCGCATGCGTAAGCCAAGCACTGATGAGCCAGAGGATGAAACGTGAGGTGTCCGGTGCCAGCTATCACACCTTctatgagggaagcatgaccgttccgtattgcacaacctgggcatcctgctccatcccatttacctttcatgacgacgtaacctgtttgaccaaaaatgaatatggaagttggatgttccttaccaagcgggaaagggtggtatttgaactatcagaagaagagacaattacctgtgacatcccttcctccactgtacattgtgtaactaaagatttttgttctgctgcagtgaccagggaagactgtaaggagtctaaggaggatgagagctggacaattgttttacaggatgagaacttaatatttgaactgcaagaaggggttgggttgatttgtgaaaatcccagtatgccttccacttccccaaaactaaaagtggggattcaggaacgcattttaggttgtaaaacatccactgatacacaggttcgtgctgtaatgttaaacatatcatacactgatggggaaccagagggtctgacatatgtgtgtaaatatacaggaaaagagtcatctgaacctcttttaatgtatatcaggagacctgtAATGGATGGGAAATTATTAAACAACCGACACAAGGGAAAGAGGGACCATGCACGGCGTCATTtaggctccctgcatgcctcctcatgggaacttgataatacctttgtaaaaactgccaaagatgtgtttaatgtgacaaatgttcagggaccatgttgggtatgtgggtttgtgcctcacgggcagactaggggttaccctTATCTAGGTGTATctttaaccatgagtatgcttgccgatatgattgggaataagactgtgtggaattttacaggtcttaacacaccaggtagggatgacttgctggataagttgcatctagctaacaatgtgactacaggtgctattatgtttcaaaatctagatggggagatatatagtactaataacctaacccagctacctgacatgataatgttaatgtataacataggacggctagttaaaaataggacaggggtattcaacattaaactgaaattttatgacttctcatatttgacttatgcccatgagaaatggaagactaagtttggtgagcccagagaccttattaaagactggtaccagcttaatagggaaacactagcaggtaacacacggactaaggatgggaggaagcgattgaataggatatgtcctccttttgttaaactgccagtgggatattattggttgtgtggggggtgggcagtaaaggtaataccttgcacccattatggcccatgctttttaggatatatattccctgcttttaacataaccaccacgcttccaccacctatattgcatagaacacgaagataccttgacctggacaaaatacacaatggagttaaaattagtgaaggtatgcgcctgcttgcaacatttgtccctcattatggggctgctacagccctcactagattaaaTACGCTAGCTGATTTAGTGGATGAAGCTTTTAATGTAACTAGAGATGCAATAGAGCTCTTAGCAttagaacaggaacaaattaggatggtggcattgcagaatagaatggctctagactatctcctagctgcagaaggaggagtttgccagagaatccaccagcaatgctgtgtgtacatagaagacaatacaggtaaaatcaaacatgacctacacagactagaagaagtgcaaaagcacatacgtgaggtacatgatgattcatttagcaaatggcttaaagactttgactggacttttggactggggggatggcttggaagcttaggccaaactatagttaaatggctattaataagtctggcttgcttgtgtgggatattcattatagtaaaaatgtttggatgtttctgtaatacattaggtaggatgtgttttaaaccaaaagacaatattacttga